The DNA sequence CATGGCCAGCGAGCACGACGTGCTCATCGGGAAGAAGATCGTGCACGTGCTCACCGGCGGCGACACCGATGGTCGCAGCCCCGTGAGCGAGCAGGCGCTGCTGGATCTCGAGCGCGAGGCCTTCCTCTCCCTGGTGGGTGAGGAGAAGACCCAGGCGCGTATCCAGCACATGCTCATGAAGAACAAGCCGCTGCGGAACTGAAGAAAGGAAACGACATGTCGACCCTCAAAGAAGCCGTCATCGTCTCCGCCGTGCGCACCCCGATGGGCCGCGGCGTGAAGGGTGTCCTCAAGGACACCCGCCCCGACACCCTGGCCGCGATCGCCATCACCGGCGCGCTCGAGGCCGCCAAGGTCGATCCGGCCCTGGTCGAGGACGTGGTCCTCGGCTGCGCCATGCCCGAGGCCGAGCAGGGCCTCAACGTGGCCCGGATCGCCGCCTTCCACGCCGGCCTCCCCGACGAGGCCGCCGCCGTCACCATCAACCGCTTCTGCTCCTCCGGCGTCCAGGCCATCGCCATGGCCGCCGAGCGGATCATGGTGGGCTCGATCGACGTTGCCGTCGCCGGCGGGACCGAGTCGATGACCATCGTCCCGATGGGCGGGCACAAGTACTCGGTGAACCCCGACCTGCACGATCGCCGGCCCGAGACCTACGTCTCGAT is a window from the Deltaproteobacteria bacterium genome containing:
- a CDS encoding beta-ketoacyl synthase N-terminal-like domain-containing protein, whose amino-acid sequence is MSTLKEAVIVSAVRTPMGRGVKGVLKDTRPDTLAAIAITGALEAAKVDPALVEDVVLGCAMPEAEQGLNVARIAAFHAGLPDEAAAVTINRFCSSGVQAIAMAAERIMVGSIDVAVAGGTESMTIVPMGGHKYSVNPDLHDRRPETYVSMGVTAENVAKKYGVSREDQDAFALKSQQKAAAAMEAKRFDDELVPVKTRVFKDGEWHEITVDQ